A single window of Methanoregula sp. DNA harbors:
- a CDS encoding DNA methyltransferase — MAGLSPPDLEKYLAGFVSPAPKKVPTRAGTVTCGGQAVPCYSNEFWTAGQRQACSIHEISYRACFKPQLPRFFIGLLTKRGDTVYDPFSGRGTTVIEAGLLGRNVIANDANPLSRIVTEPRFFPPQIVTVEGRLRAIPRNTGNDSVDLSMFYHPRTKREIIAIREYLCGKREQGSEDMVDRWIAMVATNRLTGHSSGFFSVYTLPPNQAVSRDSQKRINTQRKQVPEYRDTHRLVEKKTKSLLRTLTTPRTRALKTAGKRARFLTCDARETPEIPDNSVQLTVTSPPFLDIVQYRDDNWLRCWFNGLESDAIGKAITMARTVDGWKSVMGKVFDELYRVTAPGGWVAFEVGEVRKGTVRLEEHVVPIGMSAGFSCKAVMINAQAFTKTSHIWGVDNMGCGTNTNRIVVFRKEP, encoded by the coding sequence ATGGCAGGTTTGAGCCCCCCAGATCTTGAAAAGTATCTTGCAGGTTTTGTGAGCCCGGCACCCAAAAAAGTCCCGACCCGGGCGGGCACGGTTACCTGTGGCGGGCAGGCTGTACCTTGTTATAGCAACGAGTTCTGGACAGCGGGACAGCGGCAGGCATGCTCGATCCACGAGATCTCCTATCGCGCCTGTTTCAAACCCCAGCTCCCCCGGTTTTTCATCGGGTTACTGACCAAAAGAGGCGATACCGTGTACGACCCGTTTTCCGGGAGAGGGACAACAGTCATCGAAGCGGGGCTCCTTGGCCGCAATGTTATTGCAAATGACGCAAACCCTCTTTCCAGAATCGTGACCGAACCCCGGTTCTTTCCCCCGCAGATCGTGACAGTTGAGGGGCGGCTGCGTGCGATCCCCCGCAACACAGGAAATGATTCTGTCGACCTTTCGATGTTTTATCACCCAAGGACCAAACGCGAGATTATCGCGATCCGGGAGTACCTGTGCGGGAAACGGGAGCAGGGATCAGAAGATATGGTTGACCGGTGGATCGCGATGGTTGCGACCAACCGGCTGACCGGGCATTCGTCAGGGTTCTTTTCCGTCTACACTCTGCCGCCCAACCAGGCAGTATCGCGGGATAGCCAGAAACGTATCAATACGCAAAGAAAACAGGTGCCGGAGTACCGGGACACGCACCGTCTGGTTGAAAAAAAAACAAAGAGCCTCTTGCGCACACTGACAACTCCCCGTACACGCGCCCTGAAAACTGCCGGAAAACGGGCAAGGTTCCTGACCTGCGACGCACGGGAGACTCCTGAAATACCTGATAATTCTGTGCAGCTCACGGTTACATCCCCCCCGTTCCTTGACATCGTGCAGTACCGTGATGACAACTGGCTCCGGTGCTGGTTCAATGGTCTTGAAAGCGATGCAATAGGAAAGGCTATCACGATGGCGCGGACGGTGGATGGGTGGAAATCGGTCATGGGAAAGGTGTTTGATGAACTATACAGGGTCACAGCGCCCGGCGGGTGGGTGGCATTTGAAGTCGGCGAGGTGAGAAAAGGGACAGTACGGCTTGAAGAGCACGTCGTCCCGATCGGGATGAGTGCCGGATTTTCCTGCAAAGCGGTGATGATCAATGCACAGGCATTCACCAAGACTTCCCATATCTGGGGTGTGGATAATATGGGCTGTGGCACCAACACGAACCGGATCGTGGTGTTCAGAAAAGAGCCCTGA
- a CDS encoding N-acetyltransferase: MSAITIRPEIPADIPAIFNVNLRAFGQPAEAELVNALRREGDFIPELSMVAVDGGIIAGHILFPPISIDSPAGRVPALALAPMAVLPEYQHRGIGSQLVRHGLAACRRLGHHIVVLVGHPDYYLRFGFMPARRYGIEAPFPVPDEAFMVLGLDEGALDGIRGTVRYPGGFDAVSGQGK; this comes from the coding sequence ATGAGTGCCATCACCATCCGACCGGAAATCCCTGCTGACATCCCTGCCATTTTCAATGTGAACCTCAGGGCATTCGGGCAACCTGCCGAAGCAGAGCTGGTCAATGCATTGCGACGTGAGGGGGATTTCATTCCTGAACTCTCAATGGTTGCGGTTGACGGCGGGATTATTGCAGGGCATATCCTTTTTCCGCCGATCTCCATTGATTCACCTGCCGGACGGGTCCCCGCACTCGCCCTTGCGCCGATGGCGGTGCTCCCGGAGTACCAGCACCGTGGGATCGGCTCGCAGCTAGTACGGCACGGGCTTGCGGCGTGCAGGCGGCTCGGGCACCATATTGTGGTCCTGGTCGGCCACCCGGATTACTATCTCCGGTTCGGCTTTATGCCGGCCCGCAGGTATGGTATTGAAGCACCGTTTCCCGTCCCGGATGAAGCGTTCATGGTTCTGGGGCTGGACGAAGGGGCGCTTGACGGGATACGCGGGACGGTACGGTACCCGGGCGGGTTTGACGCGGTCTCCGGGCAAGGAAAATGA
- a CDS encoding UbiA family prenyltransferase: MNDSPLQPAEDTHVTAAAGAAAPSPDGAPDGFVPVLKAYADLTRIHFFFAWPLLFCSGLMLAAAAYGTFSWWLLFKGALIGFFGFEAGLVLNDYIDRDYDRRDIENYRLTKYWRLFGNRPIPAGFVTPQAAFRLFALLFVTTLFLVATLPFPNCLFVFAIMLFSYAAEVFYQIKKRHQSFPVSQLVGRMDFALFPVAGYLCAGYPDGTALAYFVFFYPFAMAHLGANDLIDIANDRARELRTIPLLYGINGTVYWIAGFTLLHAVAAALMFHQIGTIARGGILIGLFLMGAANVVILQNRDPDTAMKVLPLFHITMVIYAGSLILDSAIRIGLF; encoded by the coding sequence ATGAACGATAGTCCCCTGCAACCGGCCGAGGATACGCATGTCACGGCTGCCGCAGGTGCAGCGGCGCCGTCACCGGATGGCGCACCGGATGGTTTCGTGCCGGTGCTCAAGGCGTACGCGGACCTCACCCGCATCCACTTCTTCTTTGCGTGGCCGCTCCTGTTCTGTTCTGGGCTAATGCTCGCGGCTGCCGCCTATGGGACATTCTCGTGGTGGCTGCTTTTCAAGGGAGCATTAATCGGGTTTTTCGGGTTTGAAGCCGGGCTGGTGCTCAACGATTACATTGACCGGGACTATGACCGCCGCGATATCGAGAATTACCGGCTCACAAAATACTGGCGGCTCTTTGGGAACCGCCCGATTCCCGCCGGTTTCGTAACCCCGCAGGCGGCATTCCGGTTGTTCGCGCTGCTCTTTGTTACGACCTTGTTTTTGGTAGCGACCCTCCCGTTTCCCAACTGCCTCTTTGTCTTTGCCATCATGCTCTTCTCCTACGCGGCCGAGGTGTTTTACCAGATAAAAAAGCGACACCAGTCGTTTCCGGTCTCCCAGCTTGTCGGGCGCATGGACTTCGCGCTCTTTCCTGTCGCCGGATACCTCTGTGCAGGATACCCTGACGGAACTGCGCTTGCCTATTTTGTCTTCTTCTACCCGTTTGCAATGGCGCACCTTGGCGCAAACGACTTAATCGATATCGCAAACGACCGTGCCCGTGAGCTCAGGACGATCCCCCTGCTCTACGGGATCAACGGGACGGTATACTGGATCGCCGGTTTCACTCTCCTGCATGCCGTTGCCGCGGCGCTCATGTTCCACCAAATCGGCACGATAGCCCGGGGGGGCATCCTGATCGGGCTGTTCCTGATGGGGGCAGCAAACGTGGTGATCCTGCAGAACAGGGACCCGGACACTGCAATGAAGGTGCTGCCATTGTTTCACATTACAATGGTGATCTATGCGGGTTCGCTTATTCTGGACTCCGCAATCCGGATCGGGTTGTTCTGA
- a CDS encoding glutamate--tRNA ligase — MAGQEPKELLLCCALQNAVKHGGVPQAGAVIGMVMGAHPELRSRAKEISTLAREVISEVAGLTPGERVAKLQALAPDMYAALSEKHERKKVLPDLEGAENGVVMRFAPNPSGPLHIGHARAAVLNDAYVKQYGGRYILRIEDTDPKRVDPEAYDTVREDIAWLGLGITETVTQSDRLPLYYDLCRQLIETGGAYVCTCDNERFKELKGAKTACPCRGHSAEKNLILWEKMLDHTFREGEASVRVKTDLHHPDPAMRDFPAFRILDSPPHPKVKAHVYPLMNFSVVADDHLLGVTHVIRGKDHIANTRRQRFIYDHFGWKVPVYRHYGRMGIEGVVLSTSQMRLGIKEGTYTGWDDIRLGTLRALARRGISPEAVKNAMLAIGIGETDISFSWDNLYAESRKLVDPVANRYFFVPGPVSVTIKGAPDHTAHAMLHPSDPARGVRTLVFTGTVLLPKAEISFTMAMVRLKDLFNVKVKWNGGIPKMEYAGDALAEARAAKAPIIQWLPAQGCIPCTLVTQDGEQQGMCEPAVRQELGKVVQFERVGFARVDAVSTTGVVAYFTHK, encoded by the coding sequence ATGGCAGGGCAGGAGCCAAAGGAGTTGCTCTTGTGCTGTGCGCTCCAGAACGCGGTGAAGCATGGCGGGGTCCCACAGGCAGGTGCCGTTATCGGTATGGTGATGGGAGCCCACCCTGAACTGCGGAGCCGGGCAAAGGAGATTTCCACGCTTGCCCGGGAAGTGATCTCAGAAGTTGCAGGGCTTACCCCGGGTGAGAGGGTGGCAAAACTGCAGGCGCTTGCCCCGGACATGTATGCAGCGCTCTCTGAGAAGCACGAACGCAAAAAAGTCCTCCCGGACCTTGAGGGAGCGGAAAACGGCGTCGTCATGCGGTTTGCGCCCAACCCCTCCGGGCCGCTCCATATCGGGCATGCACGGGCCGCGGTGCTCAACGACGCGTACGTGAAGCAGTACGGCGGCAGGTATATCCTTCGTATTGAAGATACCGACCCCAAGCGGGTTGACCCGGAAGCGTACGATACGGTGAGAGAAGATATAGCATGGCTCGGCCTTGGCATCACCGAAACGGTTACACAGAGCGACCGGCTGCCGCTCTATTACGACCTCTGCAGGCAGCTGATCGAGACGGGTGGGGCATATGTCTGCACGTGCGACAACGAGCGCTTTAAGGAACTTAAAGGGGCAAAGACCGCCTGCCCGTGCCGGGGGCATTCTGCTGAAAAGAACCTGATACTCTGGGAGAAGATGCTCGATCACACCTTCCGCGAAGGGGAAGCGTCTGTCAGGGTAAAGACCGATCTTCACCACCCCGACCCGGCGATGCGGGACTTCCCTGCGTTCCGTATCCTTGACTCCCCGCCGCACCCGAAGGTAAAAGCACATGTCTACCCGCTCATGAACTTCTCGGTTGTTGCCGATGACCATCTCCTCGGTGTAACGCACGTGATCCGGGGAAAAGACCACATAGCAAACACCCGTCGGCAGCGTTTCATCTACGACCATTTCGGCTGGAAGGTGCCCGTGTACCGGCACTATGGCAGGATGGGAATCGAGGGTGTTGTGCTCTCCACTTCGCAGATGCGGCTCGGTATAAAGGAGGGGACCTATACCGGCTGGGACGACATCCGGCTCGGCACGCTCCGGGCGCTCGCCCGCCGCGGGATCTCGCCGGAGGCAGTGAAGAACGCGATGCTTGCAATCGGGATTGGCGAGACTGACATCTCGTTCTCCTGGGACAACCTGTACGCGGAGAGCAGGAAACTTGTCGACCCTGTCGCGAACCGGTACTTCTTTGTGCCCGGCCCGGTATCAGTGACAATTAAAGGAGCGCCGGACCACACTGCTCATGCGATGCTCCACCCTTCTGATCCTGCACGCGGGGTGCGGACGCTTGTGTTCACCGGGACGGTGCTGCTCCCCAAAGCGGAGATCTCTTTTACAATGGCGATGGTAAGGCTCAAGGACCTCTTCAATGTGAAGGTCAAATGGAATGGTGGAATCCCGAAGATGGAGTACGCGGGCGATGCGCTCGCGGAAGCACGGGCGGCAAAGGCGCCGATTATCCAGTGGCTGCCGGCACAGGGCTGCATCCCGTGCACGCTCGTCACTCAGGACGGCGAACAGCAGGGCATGTGCGAGCCGGCTGTGCGGCAGGAGCTCGGGAAGGTTGTGCAGTTCGAGCGCGTCGGGTTTGCACGGGTCGATGCGGTCTCAACCACCGGTGTCGTTGCGTATTTCACACACAAGTGA